One stretch of Vibrio kanaloae DNA includes these proteins:
- a CDS encoding catalase, protein MSKKLTTAAGCPVAHNQHVQTAGKRGPQLLQDVWFLEKLAHFDREVIPERRMHAKGSGAYGTFTVTHDITKYTKAKLFSEVGKKTDLFARFTTVAGERGAADAERDIRGFALKFYTEEGNWDMVGNNTPVFFLRDPLKFPDLNHAVKRDPRTNMRSAKNNWDFWTSLPEALHQVTIVMSDRGIPATYRHMHGFGSHTFSFINADNERFWVKFHFKSQQGIKNLSDAEAAQVIGDDRESHQRDLLDSIDNQDFPKWTLKVQVMPEADAAKVPYNPFDLTKIWPHADYPLIEVGEFELNRNPQNFFAEVEQSAFNPANVVPGISFSPDKMLQGRLFAYGDAQRYRLGVNHQHIPVNAPRCPVHSYHRDGAMRVDGNFGSTLGYEPNNEGQWAEQPDFAEPALNLDGAAAHWDHREDEDYFSQPGKLFRLMTPEKQAILFDNTARNLGGVPKEIQLRHLRHCYKADPAYGEGIGKLLEIDVSEFKS, encoded by the coding sequence ATGAGTAAAAAACTAACTACAGCGGCAGGCTGCCCCGTTGCTCATAACCAGCATGTTCAAACTGCGGGTAAACGTGGTCCACAACTTCTTCAAGATGTTTGGTTTTTGGAGAAATTGGCTCACTTTGATCGTGAAGTGATTCCTGAGCGTCGTATGCACGCGAAAGGCTCAGGTGCTTATGGCACATTTACCGTTACACACGACATCACAAAGTACACCAAGGCAAAACTGTTTTCTGAAGTGGGTAAAAAGACTGACTTGTTTGCACGTTTTACGACAGTAGCGGGCGAGCGTGGTGCTGCTGATGCAGAACGTGATATCCGTGGTTTTGCATTGAAGTTCTATACCGAAGAAGGTAACTGGGACATGGTGGGTAACAACACGCCCGTATTCTTCTTACGTGACCCTCTTAAATTCCCAGATCTAAACCATGCCGTGAAGCGTGATCCGCGTACTAACATGCGCAGCGCGAAGAATAACTGGGATTTCTGGACCTCTCTACCTGAAGCGCTTCACCAAGTCACCATCGTGATGAGTGATCGTGGTATCCCTGCGACTTATCGTCACATGCACGGTTTTGGCAGCCACACATTCAGCTTTATTAACGCAGATAACGAGCGTTTCTGGGTTAAGTTCCACTTCAAATCTCAGCAAGGTATTAAGAACTTGTCTGATGCAGAAGCGGCACAAGTGATCGGTGATGACCGTGAAAGTCACCAACGTGATCTGCTAGACAGTATCGATAATCAAGACTTCCCTAAATGGACACTGAAAGTACAAGTGATGCCAGAAGCGGATGCGGCGAAAGTGCCTTACAACCCGTTCGACCTTACTAAAATCTGGCCACACGCAGATTACCCATTAATTGAAGTGGGTGAGTTTGAATTGAACCGTAACCCGCAAAACTTCTTCGCTGAAGTAGAACAGTCTGCATTCAACCCTGCAAACGTGGTTCCGGGGATTAGCTTCTCACCAGACAAGATGCTACAAGGTCGTTTGTTCGCTTACGGTGATGCGCAGCGTTATCGTTTGGGTGTTAACCATCAGCATATTCCAGTGAACGCACCTCGCTGCCCTGTACACAGCTACCACCGTGATGGTGCAATGCGTGTTGATGGTAACTTTGGTAGCACACTAGGTTATGAGCCAAACAACGAAGGCCAATGGGCAGAGCAACCAGACTTTGCAGAACCAGCACTGAACCTTGATGGAGCAGCAGCGCACTGGGATCACCGCGAAGATGAAGATTACTTCTCACAACCGGGTAAGCTATTCCGTCTGATGACCCCAGAAAAACAAGCGATTCTATTTGATAATACAGCTCGTAACCTAGGCGGTGTGCCGAAAGAGATTCAACTACGCCACCTAAGACACTGTTACAAAGCCGACCCTGCATACGGTGAGGGGATTGGTAAATTGCTTGAAATCGATGTCAGTGAATTTAAGTCATAA
- a CDS encoding patatin-like phospholipase family protein: protein MSKSALIVEGGAMRGIFAAGVLDAFMEDDFRPYDFAIGVSAGVSNLVGYLSQAPKRSYNVITTMATDKTFFNPARFAKGGNLVDVKWLWNESNQRYPLDCGEMFSSIPLIAAVTNVDTGSADYYHIKPENLSNVVEATTALPIAYRETPCFSGGCYTDGGVADSIPVREAYRRGARDITVILSHPLSYRMKPQKYQWMLKKMLKKYPNIAESMAVRAENYNQSLDFIRHPPKDAIIKVIAPPEAFAVKRLTMDQTILNAGYEMGIKAGAEHLAIRKGIYGLDTEDCHFCV from the coding sequence ATGAGTAAAAGCGCATTAATCGTTGAAGGTGGGGCTATGAGAGGCATCTTCGCTGCCGGAGTGTTGGACGCCTTTATGGAAGACGATTTCCGTCCTTATGATTTTGCCATTGGCGTATCTGCGGGTGTGTCCAATCTGGTTGGTTACTTATCTCAAGCACCAAAACGCAGCTATAACGTGATCACCACGATGGCGACCGACAAAACCTTCTTCAACCCCGCTCGCTTTGCCAAAGGTGGCAACCTGGTGGATGTGAAGTGGCTATGGAATGAATCAAACCAACGCTATCCACTTGATTGTGGTGAGATGTTTTCAAGTATCCCATTGATTGCCGCTGTGACTAATGTTGATACGGGCAGTGCAGATTACTACCACATTAAGCCAGAAAACCTCTCAAATGTGGTTGAAGCGACAACCGCATTACCAATCGCTTACCGTGAAACACCTTGTTTCTCAGGTGGTTGCTATACCGATGGTGGGGTCGCCGATTCGATTCCAGTTCGTGAAGCCTATCGTCGTGGTGCTCGTGATATTACCGTGATTCTGTCTCACCCATTAAGCTACAGAATGAAGCCGCAGAAATACCAGTGGATGCTGAAAAAGATGCTGAAGAAATACCCGAACATCGCTGAGTCGATGGCGGTTCGTGCCGAGAATTATAATCAGTCCCTCGACTTTATTCGTCATCCACCAAAGGATGCGATCATTAAGGTGATTGCGCCGCCTGAAGCGTTCGCAGTTAAGCGTTTAACGATGGATCAAACCATTTTGAATGCAGGTTATGAGATGGGTATAAAGGCTGGCGCAGAGCATCTGGCGATTCGCAAAGGCATTTATGGTTTGGATACCGAGGATTGTCACTTTTGTGTCTAG
- a CDS encoding 2-hydroxyacid dehydrogenase, protein MLNIAFFSSKSYDEKSFNLAKGELNAEFHFHDFRLTSTTAKMAHDNEVVCAFVNDDLSRDVLKVLAQGGTRLIAMRCAGFDKVDLDAAKEFGLQVVRVPAYSPESVAEHTVGMMMCLNRKLHKAYQRTRDANFSLEGLVGFNFHGKTVGVIGSGKIGLATMRILKGLGMNILCYDPYPNPLAVELGAKYVELDELYQESDVISLHCPMSKENYHLLDATAFEKMKDGVMIVNTSRGELLDSTAAIEALKQSKIGALGLDVYDNEKELFFQDKSNDVIVDDVFRRLSACHNVLFTGHQAFLTKDALFNIANTTLTSVDAFFAGNTSGNELV, encoded by the coding sequence ATGCTTAACATTGCTTTTTTTAGCTCAAAGTCATACGACGAAAAATCATTCAATCTTGCGAAAGGTGAACTCAACGCTGAGTTTCATTTCCATGATTTTCGCCTCACATCAACCACAGCGAAAATGGCGCACGACAACGAGGTCGTTTGTGCATTTGTAAACGACGACCTATCGCGAGACGTGTTAAAGGTTCTTGCACAAGGCGGGACTAGGCTGATTGCGATGCGCTGTGCGGGCTTTGATAAAGTCGACCTAGACGCGGCCAAAGAGTTTGGTCTACAAGTGGTTCGCGTTCCTGCTTATTCACCAGAATCGGTAGCAGAACACACGGTTGGCATGATGATGTGCTTGAACCGTAAACTACACAAGGCATACCAACGTACTCGTGATGCGAACTTCTCTCTTGAGGGTTTGGTTGGCTTCAACTTCCACGGTAAAACGGTCGGAGTAATTGGTTCGGGTAAGATTGGCCTGGCGACCATGCGAATTCTGAAAGGTTTAGGCATGAACATTCTATGCTACGACCCATATCCAAACCCGTTAGCTGTTGAGTTAGGCGCTAAATACGTTGAACTCGACGAGCTTTACCAAGAGTCTGATGTGATTTCTCTACACTGCCCTATGAGCAAAGAGAATTACCATCTATTAGACGCGACTGCATTTGAGAAGATGAAAGATGGCGTGATGATCGTCAACACCAGTCGTGGTGAGTTACTTGATTCAACAGCCGCAATTGAAGCGCTCAAACAGAGCAAGATTGGTGCGCTTGGCCTAGATGTGTACGACAACGAGAAAGAGCTGTTCTTCCAAGACAAGTCTAACGATGTGATTGTCGATGACGTGTTCCGTCGCCTGTCTGCTTGTCATAACGTGCTGTTCACCGGTCACCAAGCCTTCTTGACTAAAGATGCTCTGTTCAACATTGCTAATACAACGCTAACCAGCGTCGATGCTTTCTTTGCAGGCAACACCAGTGGCAACGAACTGGTTTAA
- a CDS encoding ferredoxin--NADP reductase: MTDIPHGLVTGKVLHKTEWTDQLFSLQVSAPVSPYQAGQFTKLGLLNSEGEFVRRAYSMVNAPEHEQGYQHLEFLIIKDQSGLLSPQLHELKVGDDIFVGKDPSGFMTLDEIPEIADDLWMLSTGTAVGPFISMLESMQIQQQHGSNSKKATSFKNLILVHAVRTKQDLTYQDRIAQLVNHFQGKLKYVPIISRESVTGTLRGRIPSLLLRGDLEQTASVAFNQTHSFFYLCGNPQMVRDTSEALISLGFDKHLRRKPGQFSSENYW; the protein is encoded by the coding sequence ATGACAGATATTCCCCATGGTTTGGTAACTGGTAAAGTCTTACACAAGACAGAATGGACAGATCAACTGTTCTCACTCCAAGTCAGTGCTCCCGTCTCACCCTATCAGGCGGGCCAATTCACGAAGCTTGGCTTACTTAACAGTGAAGGTGAGTTCGTCAGACGTGCGTACTCAATGGTAAATGCGCCAGAGCATGAGCAAGGGTACCAACATCTTGAGTTTTTAATTATTAAGGATCAGAGCGGTCTGCTCTCTCCTCAGCTTCACGAATTGAAGGTCGGCGATGACATCTTTGTCGGCAAAGACCCAAGCGGTTTTATGACATTAGATGAGATCCCAGAGATCGCCGACGATCTATGGATGCTTTCAACCGGAACTGCAGTGGGCCCATTTATTTCAATGCTTGAAAGCATGCAAATACAGCAACAGCATGGATCTAATTCAAAAAAAGCTACCTCGTTCAAAAACCTGATACTGGTTCACGCGGTAAGAACAAAACAAGACCTAACTTACCAAGATCGTATCGCTCAACTCGTTAATCACTTTCAGGGGAAACTAAAATATGTGCCAATTATTTCTAGAGAATCAGTCACCGGGACTTTGCGCGGACGAATACCAAGCTTGTTACTTAGAGGCGACCTTGAGCAAACCGCGTCTGTCGCTTTCAATCAAACCCATAGCTTCTTCTACCTTTGTGGCAATCCGCAAATGGTTCGCGACACAAGTGAAGCGTTAATCAGCTTAGGGTTCGATAAGCACTTACGCAGAAAGCCCGGCCAATTCAGTAGTGAGAACTACTGGTAA
- a CDS encoding acyltransferase: MLDNLRMVLNVLFVTINTAMTAFTVSFFGLIKLILPISFVQKSCTRLANFTFWCWASLNLWMLNVNNDIEWQVEGGEDISTKQWYLMMSNHLSWADIVILSSILKDKMPMTKFFLKHELLYVPFVGLACWGLDMPFMRRHSREFLLRNPERRNDDFDAINKACTKFKLAPTTLVNFVEGTRANQDKLATAKTPYRHLLKPKTGGVAFALSAMGPILDGIVDVTLAYPENQISPFEDMLKGKMTKVVVRIKLHPMDENVNGNYFEDKAFKRRFHSWLNNAWKEKDAYLDTIYEGDMPREVETVDGPDAVYKQQ; encoded by the coding sequence ATGCTTGATAATCTTCGTATGGTCTTGAACGTATTGTTCGTGACCATTAATACCGCAATGACTGCGTTTACTGTGAGTTTCTTTGGCCTCATTAAACTGATTCTTCCAATCTCTTTTGTTCAAAAGTCATGTACTCGTTTAGCGAATTTTACATTTTGGTGCTGGGCTTCGCTCAACCTTTGGATGCTGAACGTGAATAATGACATCGAGTGGCAAGTGGAAGGTGGGGAAGATATTTCGACCAAGCAGTGGTACTTGATGATGTCGAATCATCTTAGCTGGGCGGACATTGTAATTTTGTCTTCTATCTTGAAAGACAAAATGCCGATGACGAAGTTTTTCCTTAAGCATGAACTTCTGTACGTGCCATTTGTCGGTTTGGCCTGCTGGGGCTTGGATATGCCATTCATGCGACGTCACTCACGCGAGTTTTTGCTGCGTAACCCTGAGCGTCGTAATGATGATTTCGATGCGATTAACAAGGCATGTACTAAGTTCAAGCTAGCGCCTACAACATTGGTTAACTTTGTGGAAGGAACGCGTGCTAACCAAGATAAATTGGCGACAGCGAAAACACCGTACCGACACCTACTCAAACCGAAAACCGGTGGTGTGGCGTTTGCTCTTTCGGCAATGGGCCCAATCTTAGATGGTATCGTGGATGTCACGTTGGCTTACCCAGAAAACCAAATCTCTCCGTTTGAAGATATGCTGAAAGGCAAAATGACCAAGGTGGTAGTGCGTATTAAACTGCACCCAATGGATGAGAACGTAAACGGTAATTACTTTGAAGATAAAGCGTTTAAACGTCGCTTTCACAGTTGGTTGAACAACGCGTGGAAAGAGAAAGACGCCTATCTTGATACAATTTATGAGGGTGATATGCCCCGTGAGGTTGAAACGGTGGATGGACCTGATGCGGTTTATAAGCAACAATAG
- a CDS encoding tRNA (adenine(22)-N(1))-methyltransferase codes for MKLSNRLQTLRSLVSNDYQHIWDCCCDHGFLGVQLLSDNKAPQIHFVDIVPSLMSELEGKLTRYFPQDNNVEQHKQSQWKVYCLDVAAIPLDSHTGRHLVIIAGVGGDLTQKLVDDIHRQHPDKAIDFLLCPVHQQFELRSHLKTLKFSLIDEVLIEENRRYYEILLVSNNQGEAEKNRAVSEISNVGDKIWTPSCETQVKVSQQYKAKTLQHYLRIHQGQEKQGKPSQVKHIIDAYHAI; via the coding sequence ATGAAGCTCAGCAACCGACTACAAACTCTCCGCTCTCTTGTCAGTAATGACTACCAACACATTTGGGATTGTTGCTGTGATCATGGCTTCTTGGGTGTTCAATTGTTGTCGGATAACAAAGCCCCTCAGATTCACTTTGTCGATATTGTCCCGTCTCTAATGAGTGAGCTGGAAGGTAAACTTACGCGTTACTTTCCTCAAGATAACAACGTTGAGCAACATAAGCAGAGTCAATGGAAAGTCTATTGTTTAGATGTCGCAGCTATTCCACTGGATAGTCACACTGGCAGACACTTGGTCATCATAGCGGGTGTAGGTGGCGATCTGACTCAAAAACTAGTCGATGATATTCACCGTCAACACCCAGACAAAGCGATCGATTTCTTGCTGTGCCCTGTGCATCAACAATTTGAGCTAAGAAGCCATTTAAAAACACTCAAGTTCAGTTTGATTGACGAAGTATTAATTGAAGAGAACCGCCGTTACTACGAGATTTTATTGGTCAGCAATAACCAAGGTGAAGCTGAAAAGAACCGAGCAGTGAGCGAAATATCAAACGTGGGTGACAAGATCTGGACACCCAGTTGTGAAACTCAGGTGAAAGTATCTCAGCAATATAAAGCCAAAACATTGCAGCACTACCTACGCATCCATCAAGGCCAAGAGAAGCAAGGTAAGCCTAGCCAAGTGAAGCACATCATCGATGCTTACCATGCGATTTAA
- a CDS encoding sensor domain-containing diguanylate cyclase: protein MFYLAVIQLEKVEKTAANQSSSNIRIANSIIRSNIEAVFGKLYLLEASLTLPKVTSIDDKKFRELSDNILKSTPNFSDIIRYRPQSQRYISTRGLPLSNERIAAIQWRSIDSVVEELYLSSVYQKADGRWVFAVKHTVERLNEEIWIEFDLLHTTQELSDLKTLNNGYVFIVDRATERLVFHPDPKRIGSKSISYHAGISHQLSQGETNGQSEYYYQDSFKISEFDANNRLNWVFIASTDRRDILTSSHQFTLTGIVLGSLLLLWIGAHYLTYQLNISLSRLNKVDELASFKREIKSIFDSFTHHKGIQFCLYQPENHSFSTIDYHGNKSTVHCDNALPEHFAPDTIAYRSGKYADPLACKLKIHQRHYCIPLYSRKQLIAVIYVNVSLPISQCILRMIRDYAEVSLSNLLLQHQLNSKDLMTQLDNRSSFNIAIESYASEPGTYVALLDIDNFDHVNRAYGEAVGDKMIKLTAEAIHSYFPMPKGLCLARIGGKEFAILFQANDAKDAKLQLEQCRIGVAEKAIVTPDITLSLGVSIGFSQIEGERDSALALAEQAKLIAKQLGKNRVEGHIKAVAKAS, encoded by the coding sequence ATGTTTTACCTTGCAGTCATTCAATTGGAAAAAGTTGAGAAAACTGCAGCTAATCAATCATCATCAAATATTCGAATTGCCAACTCCATCATTCGCTCCAACATCGAAGCGGTGTTTGGCAAGCTCTACCTCCTAGAAGCCAGCTTAACCTTACCTAAAGTTACTAGCATTGATGACAAAAAATTTCGAGAACTCAGTGACAATATTCTAAAAAGCACGCCAAATTTCTCCGATATCATTCGATATCGACCTCAATCTCAGCGTTATATTTCCACTCGAGGCCTTCCTCTTTCGAATGAACGAATCGCAGCGATACAGTGGCGTTCAATAGACAGTGTCGTTGAGGAGCTTTACCTCTCTTCGGTTTATCAAAAGGCTGATGGTCGTTGGGTTTTCGCTGTCAAACACACAGTGGAAAGATTGAATGAAGAAATATGGATTGAGTTTGACCTATTGCACACCACACAAGAGTTGAGTGATCTTAAAACACTAAACAACGGCTATGTATTCATTGTCGATCGAGCAACTGAAAGGTTGGTATTCCATCCCGATCCTAAACGCATTGGTTCCAAGTCTATCAGCTACCATGCGGGAATAAGCCACCAGCTTTCACAAGGCGAAACCAACGGTCAGAGTGAATACTACTATCAAGACAGCTTCAAGATATCGGAATTTGATGCGAACAACCGCTTAAATTGGGTGTTCATTGCGAGCACTGATCGCCGCGATATTCTCACCAGCTCTCATCAGTTTACGCTGACAGGCATCGTACTTGGCTCACTGCTTCTATTATGGATTGGAGCCCACTATCTCACTTATCAACTAAACATTTCACTTTCACGACTCAACAAGGTTGATGAGCTAGCTAGCTTCAAGCGTGAAATAAAATCCATATTTGATAGCTTTACGCACCACAAAGGCATCCAATTCTGTCTGTATCAGCCTGAGAATCACTCATTCAGTACCATCGACTATCACGGAAACAAATCAACAGTACATTGTGATAATGCCCTCCCCGAACATTTTGCACCAGACACCATAGCTTACAGGTCTGGAAAATACGCCGATCCATTGGCGTGTAAACTAAAAATACACCAACGCCATTACTGCATTCCTCTGTACTCTCGTAAACAATTGATCGCGGTGATCTACGTAAACGTTAGCTTACCAATCAGCCAGTGCATTCTGAGAATGATCAGAGATTACGCAGAGGTCTCGTTATCTAACTTGCTACTTCAGCATCAACTGAACAGCAAAGACTTGATGACACAGCTAGACAACAGAAGCAGTTTCAACATTGCGATCGAGAGCTATGCAAGCGAGCCCGGTACTTATGTTGCTCTGCTTGATATCGACAACTTTGACCACGTAAACCGAGCTTACGGTGAAGCAGTTGGCGACAAGATGATCAAGCTGACGGCAGAAGCAATACACTCTTATTTTCCTATGCCAAAAGGGCTTTGTCTTGCTCGTATAGGAGGGAAAGAATTCGCCATATTGTTCCAAGCTAATGACGCCAAGGACGCGAAACTCCAGTTAGAACAATGTCGAATTGGCGTCGCAGAGAAAGCCATTGTGACACCAGACATCACATTATCACTAGGAGTCAGTATCGGATTTTCACAGATAGAAGGAGAACGAGATTCTGCTTTGGCACTTGCGGAACAAGCGAAACTAATTGCGAAACAACTTGGTAAGAATCGAGTGGAAGGCCATATCAAGGCTGTCGCCAAAGCCTCATAG